The following are encoded in a window of Armatimonadota bacterium genomic DNA:
- a CDS encoding TrkA family potassium uptake protein, whose product MYVIVAGGGKVGHYLSRALADAGHEVLLVEKDAGRAQYLTEDLGQVVAVGDACEVRTMREIGMERADVVVATTGDDEDNLVICQMAKLKFRVPRTISRVNNPSNEEIFHTLGIDATVSSTEIIFNLIEQQIETDAIIPLAALQRGNIEIVEIDLGPNSSVVGRRIPAVNLPQEALVISIVRDGHAILPNIDVEFREGDSVIALVTRDKESQLRQAFQEK is encoded by the coding sequence ATGTATGTCATAGTAGCTGGCGGCGGCAAGGTCGGCCATTACCTCTCGAGGGCGCTCGCCGATGCCGGGCATGAGGTTCTTCTCGTCGAGAAGGACGCGGGGCGGGCGCAGTATCTGACGGAGGATCTCGGCCAGGTCGTGGCCGTGGGCGACGCGTGCGAGGTGCGGACGATGCGCGAGATAGGCATGGAGCGCGCGGATGTCGTCGTCGCGACGACCGGCGATGACGAAGACAACCTCGTCATATGCCAGATGGCGAAACTCAAGTTCCGCGTGCCTAGGACCATCTCCCGGGTCAACAACCCCAGCAACGAAGAGATATTCCACACACTGGGCATTGACGCGACCGTCAGCAGCACGGAGATCATCTTCAATCTCATCGAACAGCAGATCGAGACCGACGCGATCATCCCTCTCGCGGCCCTCCAGCGGGGCAACATCGAGATAGTCGAGATTGACCTCGGCCCGAACTCCTCGGTCGTCGGCAGGCGCATACCCGCCGTCAATTTGCCGCAGGAGGCCTTGGTCATCTCCATCGTGCGCGACGGGCACGCGATACTGCCGAACATAGACGTGGAGTTCCGCGAGGGCGACAGCGTCATCGCACTCGTCACCCGGGACAAGGAGAGCCAACTCAGGCAGGCCTTCCAGGAGAAATAG
- a CDS encoding carbon starvation protein A: MNAGLLLIAAIPLFLIGYWLYGSYVGRVFQESDANVTPAEEINDGVDYVPTKPVVLFGHHFASIAGAGPIVGPTLAMIFGFIPVWLWLVLGSIFVGAVHDFSALFASMREKGKSMAEVAEQTLGKLGFLLFISFTIVMILMVTSVFLRLTAAALTSLVPLTALNMPESQTLLKTAVDGGVVKARIGGIASTSVIIITGLAPLVGYLLYRRRANTIVMSLLALAVCVISVGIGLRYPISLNPENWMWIVGGYALLAAGIPVWIVLQPRDFTNSFLLYGGVIGLVAAGIAAAFKGLPMGAPAWNIAEGTTKLGLIWPILFITVACGACSGFHALVAGGTTSKQVSRESHARKIAYGGMVLEGLLAVGVVVAVGVGLDFAHYKELVFPAPGGPPSNPGAAFAVGMGGLLHRAFALPAAYGTIFGMLLVEGFLVTTLDTAVRLNRYLFEELWGALFRNPPLILKTYVFNSGLSVALMLYLAKGKTVMSLWPIFGSANQLLAALTLIAVATWLVARGRKFLFALIPAAFMMVTTVYSLIYLLQKKYLPAGDKVLTAADGALVVLSVFVVVLAVRSLAGGRRTREPAGGG; this comes from the coding sequence ATGAACGCAGGCCTTCTGCTGATAGCGGCCATCCCGCTCTTTCTCATCGGCTACTGGCTCTACGGCAGCTATGTCGGCCGGGTGTTCCAGGAGAGCGACGCGAACGTCACCCCTGCCGAGGAGATCAACGACGGCGTTGACTACGTGCCGACCAAGCCCGTGGTGCTCTTCGGCCATCACTTCGCCTCCATCGCCGGCGCGGGGCCGATCGTCGGTCCGACGCTGGCGATGATATTCGGCTTCATTCCCGTGTGGCTGTGGCTGGTACTGGGGAGCATCTTCGTCGGCGCAGTCCACGACTTCAGCGCGCTTTTCGCGAGCATGCGCGAGAAGGGCAAGTCAATGGCGGAGGTTGCCGAGCAGACCCTCGGCAAGCTCGGCTTTCTGCTGTTCATCAGCTTCACGATCGTCATGATCCTGATGGTCACCTCGGTCTTCCTGCGGCTCACGGCCGCCGCTCTGACATCCCTCGTGCCGCTGACTGCGCTGAATATGCCTGAGTCGCAGACCCTTCTCAAGACCGCGGTTGACGGCGGAGTCGTCAAGGCGCGAATCGGCGGGATCGCCTCGACGTCGGTCATCATCATCACCGGGCTGGCGCCGCTCGTCGGATACCTGCTCTACAGACGCCGGGCGAACACCATCGTTATGTCGCTGCTCGCCCTTGCCGTATGCGTCATATCAGTCGGGATCGGACTGCGATACCCGATATCGTTGAATCCCGAGAACTGGATGTGGATAGTCGGCGGGTACGCGCTTCTGGCCGCCGGGATTCCGGTGTGGATCGTACTGCAGCCGAGGGACTTCACCAACTCGTTCCTGCTGTACGGCGGGGTGATCGGCCTGGTGGCGGCCGGAATCGCGGCAGCTTTCAAGGGACTGCCGATGGGCGCTCCCGCCTGGAATATCGCCGAGGGGACCACCAAGCTCGGCCTGATCTGGCCGATCCTGTTCATCACGGTCGCCTGCGGAGCGTGCTCGGGATTCCACGCGCTCGTCGCAGGCGGGACGACATCGAAGCAGGTTTCGCGGGAGAGCCACGCGCGCAAGATCGCGTACGGCGGGATGGTTCTCGAGGGATTGCTCGCGGTCGGCGTCGTGGTGGCGGTCGGAGTCGGACTCGATTTCGCGCACTACAAGGAACTGGTTTTCCCGGCTCCCGGAGGGCCTCCTTCAAACCCCGGGGCGGCGTTCGCGGTCGGGATGGGCGGCCTGCTTCACAGGGCATTCGCCCTTCCGGCGGCATACGGGACCATATTCGGGATGCTGCTTGTCGAGGGGTTCCTCGTCACGACGCTCGACACGGCCGTGCGACTGAACCGCTACCTGTTCGAGGAGCTATGGGGGGCGTTGTTCCGCAATCCGCCGCTCATCCTCAAGACATACGTCTTCAACTCCGGGCTCTCGGTCGCGCTGATGCTCTACCTGGCGAAGGGCAAGACGGTCATGTCGCTCTGGCCGATCTTCGGCTCCGCCAACCAGCTTCTCGCGGCGTTGACCTTGATCGCGGTGGCGACGTGGCTGGTTGCTCGCGGGCGGAAGTTCCTGTTCGCGCTGATCCCCGCCGCGTTCATGATGGTGACGACGGTCTACTCGCTGATCTACCTCCTGCAGAAGAAGTATCTGCCGGCGGGAGACAAGGTGCTGACCGCGGCGGACGGCGCGCTCGTGGTGCTGTCGGTCTTCGTAGTCGTCCTCGCCGTCAGGTCTCTGGCGGGTGGGCGAAGGACCCGGGAACCGGCCGGCGGCGGGTGA
- a CDS encoding PEP-CTERM sorting domain-containing protein, with amino-acid sequence MKYALLTLALVALLAASATAATVTYGPSDTGLLTTNWATTVSLQKFDPALGTLNSIKFILDGHVEGTAKFESQDAEPSVVTMDLAAILKLQRPDLSTLVVTIPVVSTLDNPSAWDGVDDFAGTSGKTYNGLTGDDSNSVTTTSAADKALFTGLGSIILPTTGSGASTGSGAGNLLLQFETKASAAAWVTYDYTPIPEPSSLIALMSGIGGLMGFAIRRRR; translated from the coding sequence ATGAAGTACGCTCTTCTGACACTGGCGCTTGTGGCGCTGCTGGCGGCCTCCGCGACAGCGGCCACGGTGACCTACGGCCCGTCCGACACCGGCCTCTTGACAACCAACTGGGCGACGACCGTCTCTCTGCAGAAGTTCGACCCTGCGCTTGGGACCCTGAACAGCATCAAGTTCATCCTGGACGGGCATGTTGAGGGAACGGCGAAGTTCGAGAGCCAGGACGCGGAGCCGTCCGTGGTCACTATGGATCTTGCCGCCATCCTGAAGCTGCAGCGCCCGGACCTCAGCACTCTGGTCGTGACCATCCCGGTGGTTTCCACGCTTGACAATCCGAGTGCCTGGGACGGCGTGGATGATTTCGCCGGCACCTCCGGCAAGACATATAACGGGCTCACCGGCGACGATTCGAACAGCGTGACGACCACATCGGCCGCGGACAAGGCGTTGTTCACCGGACTCGGCTCCATCATCCTGCCGACGACGGGGAGTGGGGCTTCGACGGGAAGCGGCGCAGGCAACCTGCTGCTGCAGTTCGAGACGAAGGCGTCCGCCGCGGCCTGGGTCACCTACGACTACACCCCGATCCCCGAGCCGTCGAGCCTCATCGCGCTGATGAGCGGTATCGGCGGCCTGATGGGCTTCGCGATCCGGCGCAGGCGCTAG
- a CDS encoding TrkA family potassium uptake protein: MNLVILGCGRIGSTLARSMSGSGHNVCIIDRKSDAFRRLGPGYAGQMVVGNGIDDAVLKKAGIEKADAFVAVTNGDNTNIMSVQIAKQRFHVPKVAARIYDPIRACAYRELGIETICTTVIGARLMRDMLLGSEWGMAADYCSLSDDQPDI, translated from the coding sequence ATGAACCTGGTCATCCTTGGGTGCGGGCGGATAGGGTCCACGCTCGCGCGATCGATGTCGGGATCCGGTCACAATGTCTGCATCATAGATCGCAAGAGCGATGCCTTTCGCAGGCTTGGGCCAGGCTACGCGGGGCAGATGGTCGTCGGCAACGGCATTGACGACGCGGTGTTGAAGAAGGCCGGAATCGAGAAGGCCGATGCCTTTGTTGCCGTGACCAACGGCGACAACACGAACATCATGTCGGTGCAGATCGCCAAGCAGCGATTCCACGTGCCCAAGGTCGCCGCCCGCATCTACGACCCGATCCGCGCGTGCGCATATCGCGAACTCGGAATCGAAACGATCTGCACGACGGTGATCGGGGCTCGTCTCATGCGGGATATGCTGCTCGGCAGCGAGTGGGGCATGGCGGCCGACTACTGCAGTTTGAGCGACGATCAACCGGACATCTGA